A segment of the Raphanus sativus cultivar WK10039 unplaced genomic scaffold, ASM80110v3 Scaffold3261, whole genome shotgun sequence genome:
AAAATGTTATAATCCATAGTATGGATTGTGTGGATTGCCCATAACCAAGACcgaggaggtttacatccgaccCGTCTATCCGACCCGTCTACATTCCGCCCGAGACTTGTCAAGATGAAGACCCATTCAACCGAAGCATTTATGAGCTTTGACCAAGTCTGATATTGTAATGAATGTAGTCAATGTTTGTATTCATTGTGTAGATTCTCTTTGATGTAAAACCTTATGTCACAACCACTATATATAAGTGGCAAGAGCTAATGAGAAAGACACAACTTTCACAGCAACACTTCTCTCAtattataacacgttatcagcacgataaGTGCTCTCCACCGGAGTTCTTCTTCACCGGCCAGCTCCTCCGGCGCTCAGCCTTGCTCCGCCGGCGATTCAAGTTTTCCGGTCAGCTCTCAAGATCTTGCTCAaggtggtccattcagattccTGGTTAAGAAGAGGTAAACTAATCAAAACTTTAAtctaaatccaaaatataagaaCATATCTAAGAACATGTTCATAAGAACACTATATGTTCATACCttggatctatatgaatcctataaaacttattaaaaccTGTTAATCTTGAATCAAAAAGTTCTATAAGTATATTGTTTCTAAAATTATCTTGAATCTCTAAAATCTGTAAAACTTATTAAAGAAcataaagatctatatgaatcttgattaTAAGAACTTTTGAAATCTTATAAAAGTTATGTGAAATCCTAAATCCCCTTCCTGGTTTGCAAGCCATCAATAGGCTCTACCTTTCTCCTATATGATCCGGCCTTAAATCCGGATTTGTCTAAAGGATTGAAACCAATAATCAAACCATTGTTTATTCGCATCACTAGCTGTTCCAGCAGGTTGTATAAGTCGTTTATCAATACCATCAAAACCCAAAGATCAAAACCTTGAATCCTTGCTGTGCCATTTTCGGCCAGCctccctgaaaaaaaaattaaattcagtcaaccaaataaaataaatattaaaaaccatttgattgcatatctttgactgtttttattttctttataactgatatgattttataaatgcattttcgatttttataaatgcattttcgattttatttgactaggcatttaattattataacctaTAGTCCTGTTTTgcattaatatgaattaaaatgAAATAGATTATAGGTTGATATCATCTGATCTTATTATTGTTTgtcatcttttatttaaatgCTGATCAGTCTTGATATAAGTTCATTATAGATGTTCATAACTATATAATATGTTCATTATATATTACTATGCACCACAAATttgagtatgttcatgagggggagtgaggacaTAACCtatgatacatgaccatactaaaatttGTGAATCATGGTCCATAACCTTGAAAATGTTTCTGTGATGATTGAATTATATTCTAGATCATTTTTGCATCATCCATATTGAATTGAACTtggtttagaaattttattagatCATGCTCACATTCTGAACTGATCATTTTTATTCACTTATCATATTGTCTTATTTAAATTGAGTATTCATTCATCTGGTAGATACCTTGAATTAAATCCTGAAATTATAATCATTTTCTTGTCATGTTTATGATGCATTTTTATATATTGCATTTTATATGCTGTTTGACAATGTTTGCTTTATATAAATCatccatattatataatacatataaatatttcggaaatataaacatatatattaaagccATGATCAAAATCTCCATTCATATAAAATCAGAACATGGAttgatcatattattatgaatcCTCATTCCTTATGGATTAtttgattcagatgtcgaaaatcaacaACCTTGAGTTTGCTGCCCTCAATCTCTCCGGAGATAATTACCTCCAATGGGCACTCGATACCAAAATTCTCTTGAGGTCTAAAAATCTTGGTGATACTATCACTGAAGATACTGAGCCATCGGTTAAGAATAAATACCAGGCCATTGTGATCATTCGCCATCATCTGGCAGAAGGTCTTAAAGACCAGTACCTCACTATTGAGGATCCTCTGGAACTTTGGACAGAGTTGAAAAACAGATATGATCATCAGAAAACTGTGATCTTGCCAAAGGCCCTTTATGATTGGAGGAACCTAAGAatccaagactataagtctgtggaagAGTATAACTCGGTTATGTTCAAGATAGTCTCCAAGTTGAAATTGTGTGGGGAGACTGTCACTGATGCTGATATGCTGGAGAAAACATTCTCCACATTCCACACCAGCAATATGTTGCTTCAACAACAGTACCGAGAAAAGGGTTTCTCCACTTATGCTGCCTTAATCTCATGTTTGTTGCTTGCTGAACAgaacaatgagttactcatgatGAACAGTGAGCTAAGGCCACCTGGTGCTAAAGCATTGCCTGAGGCACATGCGGCCATAGAGCCAAAAGATGAGACTCCAAGAGAGTCATACCGCGGTCGCATGAgatgtaagacccgaacctggatcccatgatccaaccagtccaagtacttacctagatgtctaagtgtaattcagccggttataGTCCAAtaatttctaagtcattttcaattcATTTGAGGTTTATATTTAACAAGTACAATGCGGAAGcataaaagaaatatcatcttatatatatatgtcaatgtgatccatacaaatcattcaatccacacaagttgcacaataggctatcataagttcatctaaactagacacacatcacacatccttccacggccaagtcttcaagactcctttgctttaccacgatcactgcttgttcctgaaaccaaaccacaacacatgaatatacatatgatccgatatcctaacatcaaactaatcagtacatggttccggaccctagatcacatctaagTCCCATTTCTGATCATCCTAATTACTCGGccaaaaactctaaactatacatgataattcatgataaatccaaactaaaagAAAGGTCCAATTGGATTactcagaaccggcctcagtcATCTAGActttgaccatgaaccgccaaccggccaaacTGGACCAACCCTTAATACATGTTATAATTCgaatctatcactttgataattccttataaatcccaattaagagattacaatcgccaAACCCCAATGGTTCCCTTGGaaaccatgagatcggaccatacctccccaaccaaggccgcggagagattacactgatcaATCCGTGCCTTGGGGGTTTGTCCGCGGGTTTCAACCCTCAGACCACATCAGAAAATAGTAGGGAAGAGAttgataaagagaaaggaagaaacggatgcaaccaacacatcatggttcaaccggccagaccatttAAACCCACGGTCTTGCGCGGttaccatccggagtgcatcagtACCTTTGGCGTacgttcctctgcgcctccatccttctctgtctccttcctcttgtccttgTCACTCGGCCCGCCTGCCATGTTCTTATCTGAACCGTTTCCACCGATTAAAACTCACCGGAACGCCACACGGATCACTCCCcaccgccggtctcttctctctttctctctggtagaattttggcagaggtttgcttAGTTGTTTTCGTGATCTAAATTgatgaacaatgactcctatttataggaaatgtcatcgacAGGCGGTTGGGACAAACGGTTACACGGTTTGGGCGAGAAGGCGCCAACCGCTCCCTTTTGCATCCCTTCGGCCAAACCGCTACCCAACTGCTCCCTTTGATCGATGTTCAGCTCCCCAACACTCCTCCAGGTgcctagctcacttgccaagctccatggtctcacctgaccatgTCACCACCGAACCGGACCCATAACCACTCACGGTCCGGTACAACCGTTCATGAGCCgaacactccgtccagctgaggtgagctggtcactagcttccccagctgagtgagctgacctgccagctactggagctgtcctagacttgtctgagctactgtgagcttgcctcactccattcctagctgcccgagctaccaaacctctacggccagctaccaaaacacttgtccagctcctttgagcttacctttccttcattctggttaagtctcagcttcctgatgcacttaaccccatttatggaccatgatacgcttgccttaaggtctcatgacctggctggtgcttgtcctcgcaccatgg
Coding sequences within it:
- the LOC130506460 gene encoding uncharacterized protein LOC130506460 → MSKINNLEFAALNLSGDNYLQWALDTKILLRSKNLGDTITEDTEPSVKNKYQAIVIIRHHLAEGLKDQYLTIEDPLELWTELKNRYDHQKTVILPKALYDWRNLRIQDYKSVEEYNSVMFKIVSKLKLCGETVTDADMLEKTFSTFHTSNMLLQQQYREKGFSTYAALISCLLLAEQNNELLMMNSELRPPGAKALPEAHAAIEPKDETPRESYRGRMRCGWDKRLHGLGEKAPTAPFCIPSAKPLPNCSL